Proteins from one Microtus pennsylvanicus isolate mMicPen1 chromosome 7, mMicPen1.hap1, whole genome shotgun sequence genomic window:
- the Vma22 gene encoding vacuolar ATPase assembly protein VMA22 produces MEVSALREELDSMFLQLLSDLEELEAKRAALNARVEEGWLSLAKARYAMGAKSVGPLQYASRMEPQVRVRASEAQDGPQTFRVIKADSQTPEELGPREASLRRRKGPTKTQESGASVVPQDPLNWFGILVPHSLRQAQASFRDGLQLAADIASLQTRITWGQDQLRGLQKRLKELDPGPA; encoded by the exons ATGGAGGTCTCGGCCCTGCGAGAGGAGCTGGACTCGATGTTCCTGCAGCTGCTCAGCGACCTGGAGGAGCTAGAGGCGAAACGGGCGGCGCTGAACGCCCGGGTGGAGGAG GGTTGGCTCTCGCTTGCCAAGGCTCGCTATGCCATGGGCGCCAAGTCGGTAGGGCCCCTGCAGTATGCCTCGCGTATGGAGCCTCAGGTCCGCGTGCGCGCCAG cGAGGCCCAGGATGGACCCCAGACCTTCAGGGTGATCAAAGCTGACTCCCAGACCCCCGAGGAATTGGGGCCCCGCGAAGCAT CTCTGCGTAGGCGCAAGGGCCCTACCAAGACCCAAGAGTCAGGGGCCTCAGTGGTCCCTCAAGATCCCTTGAACTGGTTTGGGATTTTGGTTCCTCACAGTCTTCGGCAAGCCCAGGCCAGCTTCCGGGATG GCCTTCAGCTCGCTGCAGATATAGCCAGCCTCCAGACTCGAATCACCTGGGGTCAGGATCAGCTCCGGGGCCTCCAGAAAAGACTGAAGGAGTTGGACCCTGGGCCTGCCTGA